ACGGTCCTCTCCACACGCTCCGCCGGCGGCTTCGTGGGCGTGCTCTTCGCGCTCCACGCGTACGCGGCTCCCTGATGCCCGCCCCGGATTCGCTCTCGCGGCGCGACGCGATCGCGCTCCTCGGCCTCGGCGCGTTAGGCGCGCGCATGTTGCCGCGCATCCTGACGCGCGCGTCCTGGGCGGCGCCGGCGAGCGCCGGCGTGACTCCGTTCGCCCTCACCGACGTCCGGCTGCTCGACGGGCCGTTCCGCGACGCGCAGGAGCGCGACGCGCGCTACCTGCTCGCGCTCGACGCCGATCGGATGCTGCACAACTTCCGCGTCAACGCCGGACTGCCGCCGAAGGCGCCGGTCTACGGCGGCTGGGAGTCGGAGGAGCCGTGGGTCGGCATCCGGTGCCACGGCCACACGCTCGGCCACTACCTCGGCGCCGTGGCGATGATGTACGCGTCGACGGGGGACCGGCGGTTCGCCGAGCGCGCGACGTACATCGTGAGCGAGCTGCGCGCGTGTCAGCAGGCGCGTGGGGACGGCCTCGTGTGCGCCTTTCCCGACGGCGCGAAGCCGCTCGAGGACGCCGTCGCCGGGCGGCGCTTCGCCGGCGTGCCGTGGTACACGATGCACAAGATCTTCGCCGGCCTGCGCGACGCGCACGTGCACGCGGCCACGCCCGACGCGCTGCCCGCGCTCGTCGCGCTCGCCGAGTGGACGTGGAACGCGACGCGCGACATGAGCGACGACGCGATGCAGCGCATGCTCGACACCGAGCACGGCGGCATGACCGAGGTGCTCGCGGACGTGAGCGCCCTCGCGCACGAGCCGAAGTACCTCGCGCTCGCGCGCCGCTTCGCGCACCACAAGGTGCTCGACCCGCTCGCCGAGGGGCGCGACGTGCTCGACGGGCTCCACTCGAACACGCAGATCCCGAAGTTCGTCGGCTACCAGCGCGTGCGCGAGCTCTCCGGCGACGCGGCGTACGGCGCGGCGGCGCGGCACTTCTGGGAGACCGTGACGCAGCGCCGCTCGTATGCCACGGGCGGCAACGGCGACGGCGAGCACTTCTTCCCCGTCACCGAGTTCGCCCGGCGCCTCGGCTCCGCGAAGACGATGGAGACGTGCTGCACGCACAACATGCTGCGGCTGACGCGCGCGCTGTTCACCGCGGCGCCGTCGTCCGCCGTGACGGACTACTACGAGCGCGCGCTCTACAACGGCATTCTCGCGTCGCAGGACCCCGACTCGGGGATGATGACGTACTTCCAGGCGACGCGACCCGGCTACGTGCGGCTGTACCACACGCCGGAGGAGTCGTTCTGGTGCTGCACCGGCACCGGCATGGAGAACCACGCGAAGTACGGCGACTCGATCTACTTTCGCGGCGACGACGCGCTGTACGTGAACCTCTTCGTCCCGTCGACGGTCGCGTGGCGCGCGCGCGGCGTCACGGTGACGCAGACCACGCGCTTCCCCGAGACCGACGCGACGCGGCTCGCCGTCGCGGCGGTGCGGCCGGCGCGGTGGACGCTCATGCTGCGCCGGCCGGCGTGGTGCGCGGGCATGACGGTCGCCGTGAACGGCCGCCGCGTGCGCGCGTCGCCCGACGCGGCGGGCTACCTCGCGGTCGCACGGACGTGGCGCGAGGGCGACGTCGTCGACGTGCGCCTCCCGATGACGCTGCGTGCCGAGCCGCTGCCGAACGCGCCGGATCTCGTCGCGTTCGCGTACGGGCCGATCGTGCTCGCCGGCGCGTTGGGCACCGCGGGCGTGACGCCCTCGGCACA
This DNA window, taken from Gemmatirosa kalamazoonensis, encodes the following:
- a CDS encoding glycoside hydrolase family 127 protein encodes the protein MPAPDSLSRRDAIALLGLGALGARMLPRILTRASWAAPASAGVTPFALTDVRLLDGPFRDAQERDARYLLALDADRMLHNFRVNAGLPPKAPVYGGWESEEPWVGIRCHGHTLGHYLGAVAMMYASTGDRRFAERATYIVSELRACQQARGDGLVCAFPDGAKPLEDAVAGRRFAGVPWYTMHKIFAGLRDAHVHAATPDALPALVALAEWTWNATRDMSDDAMQRMLDTEHGGMTEVLADVSALAHEPKYLALARRFAHHKVLDPLAEGRDVLDGLHSNTQIPKFVGYQRVRELSGDAAYGAAARHFWETVTQRRSYATGGNGDGEHFFPVTEFARRLGSAKTMETCCTHNMLRLTRALFTAAPSSAVTDYYERALYNGILASQDPDSGMMTYFQATRPGYVRLYHTPEESFWCCTGTGMENHAKYGDSIYFRGDDALYVNLFVPSTVAWRARGVTVTQTTRFPETDATRLAVAAVRPARWTLMLRRPAWCAGMTVAVNGRRVRASPDAAGYLAVARTWREGDVVDVRLPMTLRAEPLPNAPDLVAFAYGPIVLAGALGTAGVTPSAQIIKNERESGNMLNAAVEIPALAGTAADVVRATRRVSDAPLAFETAGVGRPRDVRLVPYHRVAHERYNLYWKVQPT